The Streptomyces sp. 135 sequence CTCGCGTCGTCGATGGCACGGCTCATCGCCGACAAGCACGAGGCACCGGGCGAGGACGTGGCCTCGTACATGCTGCGGACACAGCTCACGGACGGCGCGGACGGGTTCAGCGACGAGGAGATCGCGCAGGACCTGATGGTGATGATGGCCGCCGGTCACCAGCCGACCGCCGACTGGATCGGCAACTCGCTGCGGCTGATGCTCACCGACGACCGCTTCGCCGCCTCCCTCTTCGGTGGCCGGCACAGCGTCGCCGAGGCCATGAACGAGGTCCTGTGGGAGGACACCCCCACCCAGAACGTCGCGGGCCGCTGGGCCTCGCGCGACACACAGCTCGGCGGCCGCCGCGTGCACGCCGGTGACCTGCTGCTGCTCGGCCTCGGCGCCGCCAACGCCGACCCGCAGGTGCGCACCGACGGCTCCGCCCTGACCGGCGGCAACAGCGCCCACTTCGCCTTCGGCCACGGCGAGCACCGCTGCCCCTTCCCCGCCCAGGAGGTCGCCGAGGTCGTCGCGCGGACCGGCATCGAGGTGCTCCTGGACCGGCTGCCCGACCTCGATCTGGCGGTGCCCGCGCGGGACCTGAGCCGCCGCCCGTCGCCGTGGCTGCGCGGCCTCACCGAACTGCCAGTGATCTTCAACCCGACCCCGGCCTCAGCGTTTGGAGACCTCAAGTGACCGACAACCCCGCCAGAATCGCCCTGGACCCGTTCGTCACCGACCTGGACGGTGAGAGCGCCCGGCTGCTCGCGGCGGGACCGCTCGTCGAGGCGGAGCTGCCGGGAGGTGTGCCGGTGTGGGCGGTCACGCACCACGCGGAGGCCCGGCAACTCCTCACCGACAGGCGGCTGGTGAAGGACATCGAGGTCTGGGGCGCCTGGCGGCGCGGCGAGATACCCGCCGACTGGCCGCTGATCGGCCTCGCCAACCCGGGCCGTTCCATGCTGACGGTCGACGGCGAGGAGCACCGCCGGCTGCGGTCGCTGGTCGCGCAGGCGCTGACGCCGCGCCGCGTGGAGCGCATGCGGGAGCGCATCACGGAGCTGACGGACGGCCTGCTGGACAGACTTGCCGTCTCGGACGCCGAAGAGGTCGACCTGAAGGCCGCGTTCGCCTATCCCCTGCCCATGTACGTCATCAGCGACCTGATGGGCATCGACGAGGCCGACCACCCGCGGCTGAAGGTCCTGTTCGAGAAGTTCTTCTCCACGCAGACGCCGCCGGAGGAGGTCGTGGCGACGCTCGGCGAGCTGGCCGCGATGATGTCCAGGACCGTGGCGGCCCGCCGCGCGGAGCCGGGCGACGACCTGACCAGCGCGCTGATCGCGGCCTCCGAGGACGGCGACCGCCTCACCGACGAGGAGATCGTCTCCACGCTCCAGCTGATGGTCGCGGCGGGCCACGAGACGACGATCTCCCTCATCGTCAACGCCGTCGTCAACCTCTCCACGCACCCCGAGCAGCTCGCACTCGTCCGCGCGGGGCAGGTCGGCTGGGACGCGGTGGTGGAGGAGACGCTGCGCCACTCGACGCCGACCTCGCACGTCCTGATCCGCTTCGCCGCCGAGGACGTACCCGTCGGCGACAAGGTGATCCCCGCCGGGGACGCGCTGATCGTCTCGTACGGCGCGATCGGCCGGGACGAGAAGGCCCACGGCCCCACGGCGGCCGAGTTCGACGTCACCCGCGCGTCCGCCACCCGCCACATCTCCTTCGGCCACGGCCCGCACGTCTGCCCCGGAGCGGCGCTCTCGCGCCTGGAGGCGGGCGTGGCGCTCCCGGCCCTGTACGAACGCTTCCCCGACCTGACCCTGGCGGTCCCGCGCTCGGAGCTGCGCAACAAGCCGGTGGTGACCCAGAACGACCTGTACGAGCTGCCGGTGCGGCTGAGAAGCGAATCTCACCCGGCGGACACCGAGGGACTCCCCGTGCCCTGAGCCGCTAGGCTCGCCCCGTGGCTGAGATCCGGATTCCCGCTGACATGAAGCCCGCCGACGGACGTTTCGGCGCGGGCCCCTCCAAGGTGCGGACGGAGGCGCTGGACGCCCTGGCCGCCACCGGCACCTCCCTGCTCGGCACGTCCCACCGCCAGGCCCCGGTCAAGAACCTCGTGGGCCGGGTGCGTGAGGGCGTCAAGGACCTCTTCTCCCTCCCCGAGGGGTACGAGGTCATCCTGGGCAACGGCGGCTCGACCGCCTTCTGGGACGTGGCGACGCACGGACTGATCGAGAACAAGTCGCAGCACCTGAGCTTCGGCGAGTTCTCCTCCAAGTTCGCGAAGGCGGCGAAGCTCGCCCCGTGGCTGGCCGAGCCGTCCGTGATCACGAGCGACCCGGGCACGCACCCGGACCCCGCCGCGGAGGCGGGCGTCGACGTGTACGCCTTCACGCACAACGAGACGTCGACCGGCGTCGCGGCGCCCATCAAGCGCGTCGCGGGCGCCGACGAGGGCTCCCTGGTCCTGGTGGACGCCACGTCCGGCGCGGGCGGCCTGCCGGTCGACATCGCCGAGACGGACGTCTACTACTTCGCCCCGCAGAAGTCGTTCGCCTCGGACGGCGGCCTGTGGATCGGGGTGTTCTCCCCGGCGGCGATCGAGCGCGCCGAGCGGATCCACGCGTCCGGTCGGCACGTACCGGAGTTCTTCAGCCTGCCGACGGCGATCGACAACTCCCGCAAGAACCAGACGTACAACACCCCGGCGCTCGCGACGCTCTTCCTGCTCGGTGAGCAGCTGGAGTGGATGAACTCCCAGGGCGGCCTGCGGTTCACCACCGGCCGCACCGCCGAGTCCTCCCGCACGCTGTACGGCTGGGCGGAGGAGTCCAAGTACGCGACGCCGTTCGTCACGGACCCGGCCAAGCGTTCGCAGGTCATCGGCACGATCGACTTCGCGGACGAGATCGACGCGGCGGCGGTGGCGAAGGCGCTGCGTGCGAACGGCATCGTGGACACGGAGCCGTACCGGAAGCTGGGGCGGAATCAGTTGCGGGTTGCGATGTTCCCGGCGATCGACCCGGCGGATGTCGCTGCGCTGACCCAGTGCGTTGATTACGTGATCGAGAAGCTGTAGCGCGTCGGTTCTTCGGGTGCGGGTGGGCTGTGGCTGGTCGCGCAGTTCCCCGCGCCCCTGACGGGGGGCGCCCCTTACCGGCTCAGCTGCTTGAACTTCCGTACCGCCAGCGGCAGGAAGACCAGCGAGATCACCACCGGCCACACCACGGCCATCAGTACGGCATGCTGCTCGACCCAGGTGGAGCCTCCCGCGCCCGGGTTGCCGAACAGCTCCCGCGTGGCGGTGCCCGTCGACGAGACCGGGTTCCACGCGGCGACCGGCGCCAGCCAGCCCGGCATCAGGGACGGCGCCACGAAGACGCTGGAGATCATCGTGAGCGGGAAGGCCACCGCGTAGAGGCCGCCCGCCGCCTCCGGGGTCGGCACGACGAGGCCGAGAAAGACCCCCACCCAGATCAGGCTGAACCGCAGGAACAGCAGCAGCCCGAAGGCGAGCGCGGTGTCGAGGAACCCGGCGCTGGAGCGCCAGCCGATGGCAAGCGCGGTCAGCGCGAGGATGGCCAGCTCCGCGCAGGCCACGACGAGGTCGGCGGCGCCGCGCCCGGACGCGACCGCCGAGGGGGCCATCGGCATGGAGCGGAAGCGGTCGATGACACCCTTGGAGGCGTCCGTGACGACGGCCATGGCGGTGTTCATGAAGCCGAAGGCCATGGTCATCACGAACATGCCGGGCATCAGGAACTGCTTGTAGTCGCCGTCGTCCCCGCCGCCGGGCAC is a genomic window containing:
- a CDS encoding cytochrome P450 codes for the protein MTCPVTGAAPGPVPLSGPRFATEPAQLYREMRRDHGPVAPVLLDGDVPAWLVLGYRELHQVTADPVLFSRDSELWNQWPNIPADWPLLPMIGHKQPSILYTVGERHTRRAAMIAQALEAVDPFELKAHAEKFADELIDRFCGKGAADLIAEYAMLLPVRVLARIYGFPDEQGPALVTAMNDMIDGRERALAGQQHLASSMARLIADKHEAPGEDVASYMLRTQLTDGADGFSDEEIAQDLMVMMAAGHQPTADWIGNSLRLMLTDDRFAASLFGGRHSVAEAMNEVLWEDTPTQNVAGRWASRDTQLGGRRVHAGDLLLLGLGAANADPQVRTDGSALTGGNSAHFAFGHGEHRCPFPAQEVAEVVARTGIEVLLDRLPDLDLAVPARDLSRRPSPWLRGLTELPVIFNPTPASAFGDLK
- a CDS encoding cytochrome P450; the encoded protein is MTDNPARIALDPFVTDLDGESARLLAAGPLVEAELPGGVPVWAVTHHAEARQLLTDRRLVKDIEVWGAWRRGEIPADWPLIGLANPGRSMLTVDGEEHRRLRSLVAQALTPRRVERMRERITELTDGLLDRLAVSDAEEVDLKAAFAYPLPMYVISDLMGIDEADHPRLKVLFEKFFSTQTPPEEVVATLGELAAMMSRTVAARRAEPGDDLTSALIAASEDGDRLTDEEIVSTLQLMVAAGHETTISLIVNAVVNLSTHPEQLALVRAGQVGWDAVVEETLRHSTPTSHVLIRFAAEDVPVGDKVIPAGDALIVSYGAIGRDEKAHGPTAAEFDVTRASATRHISFGHGPHVCPGAALSRLEAGVALPALYERFPDLTLAVPRSELRNKPVVTQNDLYELPVRLRSESHPADTEGLPVP
- the serC gene encoding phosphoserine transaminase, coding for MAEIRIPADMKPADGRFGAGPSKVRTEALDALAATGTSLLGTSHRQAPVKNLVGRVREGVKDLFSLPEGYEVILGNGGSTAFWDVATHGLIENKSQHLSFGEFSSKFAKAAKLAPWLAEPSVITSDPGTHPDPAAEAGVDVYAFTHNETSTGVAAPIKRVAGADEGSLVLVDATSGAGGLPVDIAETDVYYFAPQKSFASDGGLWIGVFSPAAIERAERIHASGRHVPEFFSLPTAIDNSRKNQTYNTPALATLFLLGEQLEWMNSQGGLRFTTGRTAESSRTLYGWAEESKYATPFVTDPAKRSQVIGTIDFADEIDAAAVAKALRANGIVDTEPYRKLGRNQLRVAMFPAIDPADVAALTQCVDYVIEKL
- a CDS encoding ABC transporter permease; protein product: MSVALTADTSHGRLFWAFADCANVTRRYLTHFLRQPVTIAWQLGFPIISVLLYGFVFGEAMKVPGGGDDGDYKQFLMPGMFVMTMAFGFMNTAMAVVTDASKGVIDRFRSMPMAPSAVASGRGAADLVVACAELAILALTALAIGWRSSAGFLDTALAFGLLLFLRFSLIWVGVFLGLVVPTPEAAGGLYAVAFPLTMISSVFVAPSLMPGWLAPVAAWNPVSSTGTATRELFGNPGAGGSTWVEQHAVLMAVVWPVVISLVFLPLAVRKFKQLSR